In the genome of Budorcas taxicolor isolate Tak-1 chromosome 7, Takin1.1, whole genome shotgun sequence, the window gctgctgctaagtcgcttcagtcgtgtctgactctgtgcaaccccatagacggcagcccaccaggctcccccatccctgggattctccaggcaagaacactggagtggggtgccatcgccttctcctctaATGTGTTGAGACACCTCAACTCATCCTTAGGGGCAGCACCAGTGCCACTCCAAGAAGCTGGTTCTTCCTCAGGTAGAGTTCATCGCTGCCCAGCTCATGCCTCAGCCGGGTTTTCTGTCAGCTGCCCCCAGCCTGGCTTCTGTCAAGCCCTCAGACTACGGGAGACAGAGCTTGACACAGACAGCCCCAGTCCTGGGAGGTCAAGCCTGGACCAGAGGGAAAGTGAGAGCCAGGATCCCCAGAGAGAGATGAATGAAGGCATTTTTAAAAGGCTGTATGTAAGAGGGGAATCTGGAGTGGGTTTTGAAGGATGCATAGGTGTTTGAGAAGTAGAAAGGACAAGGCATGCTGGGCAAGGGGACCAGCTTGGAGGCGTGAAAAGACACATGGGCAGTGGCGTCCAGCAAAGGCAACACTTGGTGTTTGGGAAGACTCAGCATAGCATCTGCTGCCTCTGGGTCATCCTGACATGGAGTCTTATTGAATCACACCACCTGGGAGTGACCCAAAGTGGGAGGGGTGACCTATGAGGGTCTTCAGCTTCCTTGCACCCCTGCATCCCGGTGCTACATGGCTCAAGCCCCCACTCCTGCCCCCAGTCATCTGTCTCCCTCTGTTCACTGATGCATTGCCTGGGTTGACTCCTTGGCACAGTCCTTCCTGCGAATCAGGTGCTCCCCTGTGACTGCTCTCTTACTCATTCATTACTCATTCATCTTACTCTCTTGTATTCATTTGTCTCCTGCACTTGACCGAGCTGGAACGGAGTGGTTTTTGCCTACCTTGTCACTTCCTCCCCTCAGGGCACAGCCAAGGCCTGGCACAAAGTGGGTACCCATTAAATACATTCAGGGGCACCTAGTCATTCCAATCTGCCTCTGGGTGGGGGGCTTCACAGGGGGCACATTGCACTCACTGCTGGAGCTGGAACTGTCTCCTCCAGATCCCTGTTCCAGTTCCTCAGGGTGAACAGGCAAGTGAGGAGGGGGCTGGACTTGGCACATCTCAGCAATTTCATGATCCTAAGTAGAAAAGGATATAACCTGGGAGATGTGACGTGCATGAAAATGTTCTTCACGCCTTTTTTCtccatactctttttttttgacACTGGTATGAGGCATGAGCCAtgctcagctccctgaccaggggtcgaacagtgaaagcatggaatcttaaccactggaccaccagggaagtccctccacgcATGCTCTTTTTACATGAAAGGATAGACGCACCGTTAACATGAAGGGAGGTGCCACAAACAGCAGAGGGACAGGGACTCCTCTAGGTCAGTGCACTTGGTGGCAGATGGACGTGTCTCTGGGCTGCCCAGGTTTGGAAAGGGGACCCCCATGGGGGGAGAGACTGCAGGATGGTGATCAAGACGGGGCCAGATACCTACAGAGACTGGACTACCAAGAGATGAGAAGACAAGGAGGGAGACTTAAAACCCAGAAGGGTCtcagaaacagaagcagaggagcagggagggagagaaacacagaaacagTGAGAGGGATGTCCCCGGCTGCCTGTGGGTCCCATGGATGTCCTGACAGTGAaaagaaagtgtcagtcactcagccgtgtctgactctttgccaccccatgaaatgtatagccaaccaggctcctctgtctttgtctgcaggcaagaatagtggagtgttgGGAgtgttgacagaaaacaaaattttaaaaagcaattatccttcaattaaaagataaataaatttttaaaaacaaataaaatcacacacaaagaataccggagtgggtagctattcacttctccagaagatcttcctgacccagggatcaaaccccgcccctctcctgaattgcaaacagattctttaccgtctgaaccaccagggaatcccacacGAGCATCACCCAGTTTCCTGGCATCCCCAAAGAACGTCCTGCCACCCATTCCCTGGCCTGTTTCAATCATCCCATATCAGATCCCCTGGGGGAACTGAGGCCAACGGGGCTAGGGGTGCGGGTGGGCTCTTCCCAAGGTAATTGACTCCAGGCTGGACACCACAGAAGGCTGGTCAGACAGCTTCACGTTTATTACCAGGGTTTTTCATAAACACACACCCTGTCAgaccacccctccccagccccctagTTCCCAGGCAGACGACcccaataaattaataataaatagaaatataaatacataggTTTAGGGGGGAGGGAGCAGACAGCAACGGTCATGAACAGGGTATTTCAGGTTCCAGGAGCCCACTAGACAGGCAAGGACAACCGAAGTCTTTCCAGTGCGCCCACGCCATAAATGAAGGACCAGGGCCGCTCACACGCAGTGACAGTCCTTGGCCACGAGGTCGTCAAAGGGCGTGAGTGACACGCGGCCGTCGCTGTCTTGGTGCATGAGCACCACCGGCTCGTAGCTGGCAGGCACGCAGCACGGCGCCGGAGCAGCATCAGGGTTCAGGCCATGCAAGCGCGCCTGCATCTGCGCGTGCGTGTTAGCGGACCGGAAGTGGCTCGGGCACGCGCCGATGCACATGCGCACATCCAGCTCCCGCGGCGCCAGCACCCAGTCGGCCCAGCCCAGGTCCTCAAGCGACGCGCGCAGGCTCTGCAAATGACAGCAGCGCCCCTTCCCGAGCGGGCAGCCGTCCCGAGTGTGAGCATGCGCGTGACGTCGCCCCCTGGTGGCGCTTGGCCGCCAGTGCAGCTCAAGCTGGGGTGGTGAAGAAGGCAACGCCTCCTGCAACTGGTCCGGTCTTGCTAACAGTCGCAGGCGTATTGAGGGACCCCGGGAGCCTCCGAGTGTGAGCTGTCGCCGTAGTGGCCGCGTCACGTCCCACGAGCTCCACGCCTTCGGGGACAGCCGGAGAAGGGCCCGATGCAGGCGGGAGGCTGAAGGGAGTCCCTCAGTTAAGTTGACCCGGGGGATGCGCAGGTGCAGGTGGCCGCCTGGCCCAAGTCGCACtatggaaaagaggaaagaaagctaGTCACTCACAGGCCTACCGTGTGCTGAGCGcgggttggtggtggtggtggtgtttgtgCCATTTCCTCCAACACCCCAAGCTGGATCcttcctcagggcctttgcacaggccaCTTTGTCTACCGGCCACATTCTTCCCCTGAATCTCAGCGTGGCTGGTTAACATACCACTCCAGCCTGACTGAAGTTGGCATCGATCGATTTCATTTGGCTGTCTATCATTTGCCTCCCCCAAATGAGAATCACAGCAGGGACTTCTGACTCCTTGGTCaccactgtgcctggcacacagtagatgcttaGTTAGTACCCGCGGGAATGAATGAATATCTGAGCTTTAGAGAGTCTGCGATTCCAACGCTGTCTCTGCCTCCTTCTTTCTCCTGGAGTCCCACGGCACAAGTGGGATTAAGGTGGGATAAGAGCTCTCACTTCTGACTTGACTCCTCCCAGTTCCTAACGCAGCCCAGATCTTGCGCTTGCTCCGCCTGCTGGAGGCTCGGTGGAGAGCGTGAATATACTCCACTCCCTCGCTAAGACACCAGTCACATGCACCTTTAGCAGAGTCTTGGCGTGCGATTGCATCAGATTCGGAACCAGCCCAAGGAGGTTTAGCGCATCTCAGCGCACCGCTCAGTCCTccccccttcccttccttccgCGGGACACCTGGATCTTTCCCCCGGGAAATCCCCCGTACAAACAGCCCTTTCCTTATATCCAAGGGCAGGGACCACACCCCCTAGCCCGACCTTGTCTCCGGGTTCTCCTGGGTTCTTTGAGTCTTCAGTGGAGTCGCTGGATTCTCTGGCCTTAGTTTCCCCACGCGACCCCGGGAGGTGTTGTAACATCTCAGATTGGCTAAGCCTCGCCTGGTCCCGCTGCACGTCTGGTCTTTTGCTCCCCCAAGGGGCAACTTTCTTGCCTGGTTCAccgatggggaaactgaggctcggcgGTAGGTCTAAGAACCACCAGTTAGATGACTGGAGCTGCCCAGGGTGGGGTCTCCGAGATTTTACTCACGTTTTGGAGTGACTACACGGACTTGAGGAGGGGGCATGAGCTCCGGGTTCGAGTCTTCCCAGGTCTGGTTCGCTCGAAGCCGTGTCAGCAGATCTTCGTAGCGTTTCCGCAACTCCCGGAATCTGGAGATGTCCAGGCTGGAGTGCACGTTTGAGGGTTCCTGGAAAATCTGGAGGTGCTCCTGGGTCAGAGACAGGGCACCTCCCGACCGCAGCCAGGAGAACATGAGCAGCATCAGCAACATCAGAGAGCGATGTGGCGCTGCCGGTCGCTGACCAGGCATAGCTATGTTAGTTAAGTTCTAAACTAGGACTGACCGGTCGCCGCTGGACCAGCCTTTATATTCCCTGGACTTTGTCCGCCCCCGCCTGCCTGGTCCCGCCTGCCGTGGGTGCAGAGTAAACACTCCACGGACCAAAACTGGGCGGGGTCTTCCGCTGCTTTTCAGAAGGCGGTGCTTttgatggggtggggtggggggtggtggtggtgttgctcCCAGGTATGCTGGGGAACCCCCCTCAAgagccctctgagcctcagtattCTCTACTGTGAAATGGGGTCATCATCCCACCTGGACTGGTGGGAAGAATAATTTTCTcaaaaaagatttattatttaCTATGTGCTAAACCCCATAGCAGGGATTTAAGAGGTGGCTTTCTTCTCTGATGAGATtccccctctcctctctgctcaAGTCAAAGGCTGAAGatagtgaaaaacaaagaaaaaagaggaaaaaagggcCAGAAATAGCCAGAAAGTGCAAACTGGGGTAAATCATTCCTATCCATCACACCTCTATTCCttcacctggaaaataaagattgAGACTTTCACTTGAGAGAAGGTCAAACAAGGTGTAAAGGACAGGGCCAGGCACAGAACAGGTGCTTGATAAACTGGGTGTTTTTGCCGTTACTCATCCTCAGCTGGGGAACTCCTATCCATTCCTCAAAACCCTACTCAAAaagcccctcctccaggaagtcttctctgACATCACTTTTCCAAGCTCAGCAGGGTGCTTCCAACCCCatcccttcctccagcccagccctgaCCTCACAGTACTGAGAGTGCATGTACTTGGCCCTGTCTGGTTCAAACTGGCAGCTTCTTGAAGGCTTGGACAGGGACAATGGATCCAGGCCTTGATCCTTTGGCTGGGCCTGAAGAGGAGATGGCAGGGAATTAGGGTGGTGAGGCTTagggcagggagggctggtgtcGAGTCTAGCCTCTAGATAATGGAGGGGCAGCAGGTACTCCCCTTCCTCCTGGGGCACCCAGGCCTTGTTCTACTGCTTGGGACTCCTGGCCCCAGGCATCCTTCCCTGCGCCTGCTCCCAGCTTCCCGGCCTCAGAGAGGGTGGGCAGCTGTTCAAAGCAGATCGTAGGGGTGTGTAAAGTGTGAAAAGGATATGTGCAGGGAAGGGGCTCCAGGGCTTACTAGGGGTCACGCAGAAAGGACCCCCGTGAAAGAATGGAGTCTAAGCCTCTCCCACCCCTGGCACACACCCACTTGCTGTGTGAGCCCAGCTATGCCTCCGGCACCCCCTGAGGCTCAGTCTCAGCCTCTATGCAGGGGTTCAGAGGTTCCCCTGGCAATGCTCTGGGCTTCCTAAACATCCTTGAGTAAACGTGCTACCATCTCGACTGTGGCTGTTTGGGAGGCTGGGTCTTCTGCACCCACATCTTGGCacacagagtaagtgctcagtaaaggGTGCAGGACTGAAGAGACAGGGATGCCCCACAGCCACCCCACCACACCCTCCTCTCGACCCCCACCCCCGCTGCAGAGGCCAAACCCTGGAGGCAAGGCAGAACGCTGAGTAATGCTTAACACGGCAGGGGCTCTTCAGCCAGGATTGTCATGCCCAGGCTTGActaggggtgggtggggcagagGGGGCGCTGtccgggatggcatcaccacaaGGTCAATATGGTGAGAAGCCAGCATTTACTGGACTCCAGGCTGTGGGCACAGTTCACACGCACTCCCGTTAATGGATAAAGGAACTGAGCCCCGGGGGACTGGTGTGTGTCTAGGGCTGAAATGCTGGACTCCTCAATGGGCCTGGGCTCATCAAGCCTTCGGCTGGGCCATCTGTTACCTGGCATTTCTGGGCTTGTGAGGCGATTCTGAGATCCTTCCATTTGTTACTGGTTTTCCTCCCAGTTTAAGAGCCTCGTGAAGAATTTGCCCTGATCCTTGATCCAACAATCTGGACAGCTCTTGGCTTCAGAGAGGTGAGTCTGGGTTCACGTTCCCATCCCTCTTCTCCCTGACTGTGACACCTGCAACAAAGGatttcagcctcagtttccccatctgtaaaggtGTAAGagcaccccccacacacatacacacagggtcATGTGTGAGTGGGAATTTTGCACGCACtgggtgtcagtgtgtgtgtgcacgtgcttagtcgctcagtcgtgtccaactctttaccccgccatggactatagcccgccaggctcctctgtccatggaattttccagccaagaatactggagtgggttgccctttcctcttccaggggctcttccctacctagggatcgaacccacatctcctgcattgcaggcagattctttactgctgagcctacAGGGAACGCAGGGGTCAGCGTGGCCAGGATTCAAATCTCAGCAACCTACCCCCACCCACACCGCCTTGCTGTGTGACCACaggcaagttactcaacctctctgggcACCAGAACCAAGGCAGGGGTTTGGTTGTAGGAGAGAGAACAATCGTTACAGAAACCCTCGTATAGTTGTTACCCAGGGCACCCAGAGCAGCTGCTGCAGAAATACCCTCAGGTCATACACCAAGACAGGAACCCTGGTGCTGTCGGCCCCCCTCTTCCCACTAATGACCCCAGGCTGAGGATGATCTTGGTGGATGCAAGCTTCTCAAAAGACATGCCGGAAAGCTGATGTTTCAATGCTCTACTTGCTTTCTGGGGTGTCAAGTTTAGTATCTCCTGGGGCCcagccaccagcaaagtccagCAGACCCTTGGCCAGCCTGGGGTCCCAGACACGGGGCTTTCAGGCAAGGCACTCAAGGGGTCTCCCTGGGGTCGGGGAGAGGCCACCCCAAGGCTGCAGGGGCTGGTCTCTCCTTTGGGGACAGGACACAGGGTCACCTCCAGGAAGCAGGGTTCTTCCTGGAGAGAGATTTAGGACAAGACAGAAACCTGAGATGTGGagggggccctggaagcctgccGGGTACCCCCAAGACCCAGATGGATCTCCCATGGCCTCCAGCCGGGCCTTGCAGGCAGAGAGCCCAATTCCAGCTTTCCCTGGGGCTTCCTCAAAGCTTGCAGGACCCAAAAGCCCCTGGCCCAGGTCCCACCCCTGTGAAGGGCTTGGGTGAGCCCCACCCAGGGAAGCGGGGAGCCCGGGTCTGGGGGTGTTTCTCTTTCCTGTCCTGTCTCCCCTCTCTGTGCCGCACGTGTGCTGCGGGGGCAGGCACTTCTGTGGATCTCTGGGCAGCTGAACGGAAGGCTTgggtgaggaggggaggaggggaaatgGATTTCAAGTCAGGGGAGCAGCTCAGGCTGGACTGGAGCCCCTGGAGGTCTGGGAGCTCCTGAAACTCAGTTACGACCactgagcctcagattcctcatcagtaaaagaTGTTAGTTAATGTTACCCCTGACCGGAAATGTGGGAGCTCTCACAGGGACTAAGTCATGGGACAGGGTCTGTTGCAACATTTACTTGGCATCTGTTAGAATTAAGTGTCGGGAATTCTccagcagcccagtggttagggctctctGCCTCCTAtgccaggggcacaggtttgatccctgattggggaactaagatcccacaagccttgagccaaaaaaagaaaagaattaagctTCAAGGCGTGGACCCTGGCCAGTACTCCTCAATTTAAACGCTGCCATTCTGACCTGTGGGCCTAGCATGGACTCAGACTCTTGGCTGGCATCGTGGCTGTGGTCAGACAAGGGGCTGACAGGAATCCCAGACTGGGGGACGGGTACCCTCTCCGGCAGATCCAATGCCTCGGGGGTCTGAATACAGCCTCTGCACTGGGCGATGAGTGACCCCCACCTGGGGCTGTAGGTACCCTCAGAttcctgttgcaggaagggggaccccttccagggcccgaaactgggctcttgtctaacactcggaaatgaattgtccgaggagataCATGTGCtgataaagcaagagattttCTTGGGAAGGGGTGctcgggtggagagcagcaggggaagggagcccaggaggactgcttgcagtctcgggttttatgttgatgggattagtttccaggtggtctttagccaatcattctgactcagagtccttcctgatgGCAcacacatcgctcagccaagatggatgccagcgagaAGGACTCCGGGAGGTGGCCGGCcacatggtgtctccttttgacctttctctAACTCTTCCAGtcggtggtggcttattagttctgtgtttctTACCAGGACCTCTTGTCCTAAAACAACTCCTACAAATGGTTGCTAGGGTGCCTGGCTAGGGTGGGCAATTTTAgacagtgtgcttcccctaacactccCAGTAGACTCGGTGCTGCCGGAGACAGAGGAAGCAGGGTCCAGAAAAAGTGGAATTTCTCATGGGCAAGGGGATGCTGGGCTGGAAGTTCCCTGGGGGACAAAGAGGGAAGCACAAAACAGAcgggtgagtgtgtgtgcgccCATTGCCTCTGGCATTCTGAGCTGgatcctgcctcagggcctttgcacaagcTACTTCCTCTACCAGTTACATTCTTTCCCTGAACCTGAGCGTGGCTGCTTACATGCCCCTCCAACCTTCCTAAAATAGACACAACCCTATTTTCCCTGACTGTCCATCATTTGCCTCCCCCACCAGAGTCACAGCAGGGATTTCTGTCTGCTTGCTTgccactgtgcctggcacacagtaggtgcttagtTAATACTGGCAGGAATATTGAGTGTATGTCCGATCTTTAGACAGAGAGATTCCCACACTGGCTGTGCCTCCTTCTGGTAGCCAGAATAATTTTTACTGAAGGCCTACTAAGTGCCTGGGGCTGAGGATGCAGCAAGCAGCTGCTGTGTtttcatctctctgggtctcagattCCATAGCTGAGAAATGCAGGGTACCAGAGCACACACcttggcttcccaggcagtgctagtggtaaagaacgtggcTGCCAAtccaggaggcataagagacgtgggttcaatcgcagagttgggaagatcccttggaggagggcatagcaactcactccagtattgttgcctggagaatcccatggacgggggagcccagtgggctacagtccatggggtcacaagagtcagacacaactgaagtgacttagcacgcacacagacCACACAGGTCACCTAGTTTCCAGAGTCCACAGACCACCCCCCCTCTCCCAGTGTGGTCCAGATCTTGGAGTTGAGTGTGGGGCGGGGCTGTGGGTCTAGGGCCCTCAGTGTCGTCACTAGGCTCAGAGAAGACGGGGATTTGCTTGGAGTCACACAGCACAGGTGAGGTTAGAGAGGGTTGAAAGCGCCTTCTGAGGTGTGacatcccctgcccccaccaagttgcacacacacacacacacacacacacacacacacacacacacacaggaagtcCCTCCAGATCCTGGTGTAGCCCATATCTCCTTCCACTCCCCTGGAGCCTCCCTGGAATGCAAGGAATTAGGGAAAATTGTAAGGGCTCCCGCTGCCGGCAGCTTCAGTGGTGTTTGACACGCGATTGCTTCAAATCCAGAGCTAGTCTGGGCAAGctctgcctcccctgccccccacaaaCTTACCCAGATCCCTGCTCCTGAATTCCCTCCTCCCCGCAGCCGAGGGCTAGGAACTGCGCCCTCCTAGAGATCCCGCCTTTGTGTTCTTGGGGTGCTGTGCCCCTTCGGGAGAGTCACTGGGCTTTCGGAGCCTCAGTATCCCCATCTGTGACCCCAGGAGGGGCTACTACAAGCCTAGGGTGGCCGAGTCCCACCCTGTCCAGCCATGAAGGAGACTGCTGATTCCCCCGTCAGTCCCAAAGATGAGCGGGATGTTCCCACAGgattcacagatggggaaactgaggctgagtgGCAGCTCTGGGTTTCTATGACACGGAACCACTGGTCagatgtgggggcttcccagggggatCTCAGCACTTCCGCTTGGGCTTTAGTCTGAAGTCTGGGTTCCAGTCTTTTGAGTTCCCCTTCATTCGCAGCCCAGTCAGCAAATCTTTGTAGGATTTCTGCAGCTCCTGGAGTCTGGGGGTGTCTGGACTGGATGGCGCTTCTGAGGGTCCTGGGAAAGCCAGAAGGCCCTCCTCAGCCAGTGTTGGTGCACCCCAGACATCACCCCCAGGGCATCAGCGGCATCAGAGAGCAGGCTGGTGAAAAGCCCAGGCATGTCTGTGCTTGGAGGGCTCTGAGCCAGAACTGACACCTTTGGACCTCCTGCGTAGTCTGAGTTTATCCACTCTGGCCTGCCCGGTGTCTTCTGCTTGCCCTTGTGTGAAGAATAAATACTTAAGAGGTCCAAGTTGGGCCTGGTTCCAGGGATGTGCtcctggggaagctgaggcacCACTCAGAGCCTCAGTATCTTCCTCCATTAACTGAGAACATCATTCCAGCCTGATGGGCTTGGGGAAAGAATGATTttgtcaaaaaacaaaataaaaagccaactTTATGCTGTGCTAAATTCCATAACAGGAGTTTAAGAGGTGGCTTTCTTCACCCATAGGAttctcccctctcttccctctgGTTAGGATCAAAGCctgaagatgtttaaaaaaaaaaaggaagcagaggGAAAATGACCAGAAAGAGCCAGAAAGGATTACCTGGAGTAAGTCATGCTTCTCTATCACACCTCTATTTCttcacctggaaaataaagattgAGACTCTCGCTTGAGAGAAGATCAAATGTGGTATAAAGGACAGGGTCACATAGCAGGTGCTTAATAGACTGGCTATTTTTGCAGTTACTCATCCTCAGCTGGGGAACTCCTATCCATTCCTCAAAACCCTACTCAAaaagcccctcccacctctgaCATTACTTTTCCAGGCTCAGCAGTGTACTTCCAACCCAcccctttctccagcccagccttGACCCCACAGCACTGGGAGTGTGTATGCTTTGCCCTTTCTGCTCCAGACTGGGAGCATCTTGAAGGCTTAGGGATGAAACttctttggtttttttgtttttaactttctgttttgtattagGGCATAGCAGATTCACAATGTCATGATAggcagacagcaaagggactcagccatacatatcacatgtattcattctccccctaactcccctctcatccaggctgccacataacattgtccagagttccctgtactatatggtAGGATCTTGTTGGTGATCCATTTTacttaaaaactttaaaacaaaactttttatttcgtattggagtatagccagttagcaatgttgtgataatttatccgttttaaatatagcagtgtgtacacgttgATCCCAAGCCCCCTAAGTCTgtgagtgtttctttttttttaaaaggttttattttatattttggtcaCACCATGGCCGTAACGTGGCAtcttaggcatgtgggatcttagttcccccagccagggattgaaccctggccccctgcattggaagtgcagagtctcaaccaacagaccaccagggaagtccctgtgagtctgtttctgttttgtaa includes:
- the GDF15 gene encoding growth/differentiation factor 15, which produces MPGQRPAAPHRSLMLLMLLMFSWLRSGGALSLTQEHLQIFQEPSNVHSSLDISRFRELRKRYEDLLTRLRANQTWEDSNPELMPPPQVRVVTPKLRLGPGGHLHLRIPRVNLTEGLPSASRLHRALLRLSPKAWSSWDVTRPLRRQLTLGGSRGPSIRLRLLARPDQLQEALPSSPPQLELHWRPSATRGRRHAHAHTRDGCPLGKGRCCHLQSLRASLEDLGWADWVLAPRELDVRMCIGACPSHFRSANTHAQMQARLHGLNPDAAPAPCCVPASYEPVVLMHQDSDGRVSLTPFDDLVAKDCHCV